A single genomic interval of Deltaproteobacteria bacterium harbors:
- the typA gene encoding translational GTPase TypA, translating to MTQSGIDAEQRADRPAAARNLEIRPDVRNIAIVAHVDHGKTTLVDAMLHQSGIFRANEVVAERVMDSNDLERERGITILAKNTAVSYQGTTINIVDTPGHADFGGEVERTLLMVDGILLVVDASEGPLPQTRFVLKKALERGLAAVLCINKIDRADARIAEVLDEVYDLFIDLGADEAQLEFPVVYTNARAGRAHTAPDGKEENLKVLFDTIVERLPGPAFDPAATTQFQVNNLDYNDYVGRLVIGRLVSGELAAGGQYTLCRADGRQVSCKITQLYAWHGLHRKEVPSARAGDILAIGGIEEIGIGDTIADKEHPVPLPPIRVEEPTIAMMFGVNTSPWGGREGQHVTSRKIRERLFAEARKNVSLRIEETDSPDTLRVAGRGELQLAVLIETMRREGYELQVSKPTIITRAENGQVLEPMETLFVDVPEDYIGIVSQLLAARKGVMTGMEHHDSGRVRLEFSVPSRGLIGFRSYFLTSTRGTGIANVLFAGYAPWAGPIRGRTNGALVADREGAATPYAIFHLQERGTIFVKPGTPVYEGMVVGEYSRDNDLDVNLTKEKKLTNMRATGHDEATIITPPREMGLDAALEWVAEDELVEVTPGNVRLRKKVLKKGTRPKE from the coding sequence ATGACACAGAGCGGCATCGATGCGGAGCAGCGGGCGGACCGGCCGGCCGCCGCGCGGAATCTCGAGATCCGTCCCGACGTTCGCAACATCGCGATCGTCGCCCACGTCGACCACGGCAAGACCACGCTGGTCGACGCCATGCTGCACCAGAGCGGCATCTTCCGCGCCAACGAGGTCGTCGCCGAGCGCGTCATGGACTCGAACGACCTCGAACGCGAGCGCGGCATCACGATCCTCGCCAAGAACACGGCCGTGAGCTACCAGGGCACGACCATCAACATCGTCGACACCCCCGGCCACGCCGACTTCGGCGGCGAGGTCGAGCGGACGCTCCTCATGGTCGACGGCATCCTGCTCGTCGTCGATGCCTCCGAAGGGCCGCTGCCCCAGACGCGCTTCGTGCTCAAGAAGGCGCTCGAGCGCGGCCTCGCGGCGGTGCTCTGCATCAACAAGATCGACCGCGCCGACGCCCGCATCGCCGAGGTACTCGACGAGGTCTACGATCTCTTCATCGACCTCGGCGCCGACGAGGCCCAGCTCGAGTTCCCGGTCGTCTACACCAACGCGCGCGCCGGCCGCGCCCACACGGCCCCCGACGGCAAGGAAGAGAACCTGAAGGTGCTCTTCGACACCATCGTCGAGCGTCTTCCCGGCCCCGCCTTCGACCCGGCCGCGACGACGCAGTTCCAGGTCAACAACCTCGACTACAACGACTACGTCGGCCGGCTCGTCATCGGGCGCCTCGTTTCCGGCGAGCTCGCGGCCGGCGGCCAGTACACCCTCTGCCGCGCCGACGGTCGCCAAGTGTCCTGCAAGATCACGCAGCTCTACGCGTGGCACGGCTTGCATCGCAAGGAAGTTCCGAGCGCGCGCGCCGGCGACATCCTCGCGATCGGTGGCATCGAGGAGATCGGCATCGGCGACACCATCGCCGACAAGGAGCATCCGGTTCCTCTCCCGCCGATCCGGGTCGAGGAGCCGACGATCGCCATGATGTTCGGCGTCAACACCTCACCGTGGGGCGGCCGCGAAGGCCAGCACGTCACCTCGCGGAAGATCCGCGAGCGCCTCTTCGCCGAGGCGCGCAAGAACGTGAGCCTCCGCATCGAGGAAACCGACTCGCCCGATACGCTGCGGGTCGCCGGGCGTGGCGAGCTCCAGCTCGCGGTGTTGATCGAGACCATGCGCCGCGAGGGCTACGAGCTGCAGGTCTCGAAGCCGACCATCATCACCCGCGCGGAGAACGGACAGGTGCTGGAGCCGATGGAGACGCTCTTCGTCGACGTTCCGGAGGACTACATCGGCATCGTCTCGCAGCTCCTCGCCGCCCGCAAGGGCGTCATGACCGGCATGGAGCACCATGACTCGGGACGGGTCCGGCTCGAGTTCAGCGTGCCGTCGCGCGGGCTCATCGGCTTCCGCTCGTATTTCCTGACCTCCACACGCGGCACCGGCATCGCCAACGTGCTCTTCGCCGGCTACGCGCCGTGGGCGGGGCCGATCCGCGGGCGGACCAACGGCGCCCTCGTCGCCGACCGCGAGGGCGCCGCCACTCCGTATGCCATCTTCCACCTCCAGGAGCGCGGCACCATCTTCGTGAAGCCCGGTACGCCGGTCTACGAGGGCATGGTCGTCGGGGAATACTCGCGCGACAACGACCTCGACGTGAACCTCACGAAGGAGAAGAAGCTCACCAACATGCGCGCGACCGGCCACGACGAGGCGACGATCATCACGCCGCCGCGGGAGATGGGCCTCGACGCCGCGCTCGAGTGGGTCGCCGAGGACGAGCTCGTCGAGGTGACGCCCGGGAACGTGCGGTTGCGCAAGAAGGTGCTCAAGAAGGGCACGCGTCCCAAGGAGTGA
- a CDS encoding tetratricopeptide repeat protein codes for MRRRLAWLVPVIAAGVALRWVGGRAPAPAPPAPVAAPLPADDDTEPASAEVVAADEEDGDDDPRVAAAEPAEDEAEQRNRAAVARADAGDLDQATALLRDARRLAPENELYRTNLQAVLMNAAFTKLRDERFREAIPRFTEALALGDRGEIRRGLGYAYYRTNEPEQARANLERAVTQGAADAETYLTLGRIHLDRHDQANALAMLREAVAAGADSPGLADTVARLERDAAAEADYHSLGSSHFVIKIEGREDSEAARTVLNALEDAYRRVGARFAYYPLERLEVVLYPDETFREVTGSPHWSGGIYDGRIKMPIGGLARGNERLARTVRHEYAHAAIVTLSKGKAPVWLNEGLAQVAEETDDAGRTNRLRMAVADGNLLALGDLENGFTRFDRDQASLAYSQAYFAAKYLLDHKGAYNVRRLLEAMATADGSDAAFKQALGMTYLDFERHLRAALERAVG; via the coding sequence ATGCGTCGTCGACTGGCGTGGCTCGTCCCGGTGATCGCAGCGGGCGTCGCGCTCCGCTGGGTCGGCGGCCGCGCGCCCGCGCCGGCACCGCCGGCGCCCGTCGCGGCGCCGCTCCCCGCCGACGACGACACGGAGCCCGCCTCCGCGGAGGTGGTCGCCGCGGACGAGGAGGACGGCGACGACGATCCGCGTGTCGCGGCCGCGGAGCCCGCGGAGGACGAGGCCGAGCAGCGCAATCGCGCCGCGGTCGCGCGCGCCGACGCCGGCGATCTCGACCAGGCGACCGCGCTCCTGCGCGACGCCCGGCGCCTCGCGCCGGAGAACGAGCTCTACCGCACGAACCTGCAGGCCGTCCTCATGAACGCCGCCTTCACGAAGCTCCGCGACGAACGTTTCCGCGAGGCGATCCCCCGCTTCACGGAGGCGCTCGCGCTCGGCGACCGCGGCGAGATCCGTCGCGGTCTCGGGTACGCCTACTACCGCACCAACGAGCCCGAGCAGGCGCGCGCCAACCTCGAGCGCGCCGTCACCCAGGGCGCCGCCGACGCCGAGACGTACCTCACGCTCGGGCGCATCCACCTCGATCGCCACGACCAGGCGAACGCCCTCGCGATGCTGAGGGAGGCCGTGGCCGCCGGCGCCGACTCACCGGGGCTCGCCGACACGGTCGCGCGCCTCGAACGCGACGCCGCGGCCGAAGCCGACTATCATTCGCTCGGCAGTTCGCACTTCGTCATCAAGATCGAGGGCCGCGAGGACAGCGAAGCGGCGCGCACGGTACTGAACGCGCTCGAGGACGCGTATCGCCGGGTCGGCGCCCGCTTCGCCTACTACCCGCTCGAACGCCTCGAGGTCGTCCTCTACCCCGACGAAACCTTCCGCGAAGTCACCGGCTCGCCGCACTGGAGCGGCGGCATCTACGACGGCCGCATCAAGATGCCGATCGGCGGACTCGCGCGCGGCAACGAGCGGCTCGCGCGCACCGTCCGTCACGAGTACGCCCATGCCGCGATCGTCACGCTCTCGAAGGGCAAGGCGCCGGTGTGGCTGAACGAGGGCCTGGCCCAGGTGGCCGAGGAGACCGACGACGCGGGCCGCACCAACCGGCTCCGGATGGCGGTCGCCGACGGCAACCTCCTCGCCCTCGGCGACCTCGAGAACGGCTTCACCCGCTTCGATCGCGACCAGGCGAGCCTCGCGTACTCGCAGGCGTACTTCGCCGCGAAGTACCTCCTCGATCACAAGGGCGCCTACAACGTCCGCCGCCTCCTCGAAGCCATGGCGACCGCCGACGGCAGCGACGCCGCCTTCAAGCAGGCGCTCGGCATGACGTACCTCGACTTCGAGCGCCACCTGCGCGCCGCGCTCGAGCGCGCGGTCGGGTAG
- a CDS encoding DUF3467 domain-containing protein, protein MADDEKSGSPAHHYHHHQMAVQADPATSLGVYANLMMVSHRKEEFILDFLFVPPQQAGASQTAALRSRVITTPEHARRIVRALQENVQRYEASFGAISEATDLPRNVH, encoded by the coding sequence ATGGCCGACGACGAGAAGAGCGGGAGCCCCGCGCACCACTATCACCACCATCAAATGGCGGTGCAGGCCGATCCGGCGACGAGCCTCGGCGTGTACGCGAACCTGATGATGGTGAGCCACCGCAAGGAGGAGTTCATCCTCGACTTCCTCTTCGTGCCGCCGCAGCAAGCCGGGGCGAGCCAGACCGCCGCGCTGCGCTCGCGCGTGATCACCACGCCGGAGCACGCGAGGCGCATCGTGCGCGCGCTGCAAGAGAACGTCCAGCGCTACGAGGCGTCGTTCGGCGCGATCTCGGAAGCGACGGACCTTCCGCGCAACGTGCACTGA
- a CDS encoding DUF72 domain-containing protein, which yields MADYWVGTSGYNYQEWKGIFYPEDISDKQMLAFYGQRFSSVEINYTFYRMPTNRILANWAAEVPERFRFTLKAPRRITHDQRLRSVEDTLASFCAVAKTLGPRLGALLFQLPPFMKKDVELLEVFLHELPSGLRPAVEFRHPSWLADDTYAVLKRFGVALCIADGEERTTPLEVTAPFGYFRLRRADYDEAALADWATRVVGAGWSEAYVYFKHEEQGTGPAYAQRFTGLLERGAV from the coding sequence ATGGCGGACTACTGGGTCGGGACCTCGGGGTACAACTACCAGGAATGGAAAGGGATCTTCTATCCCGAGGACATCTCCGACAAGCAGATGCTCGCCTTCTACGGGCAGCGCTTCTCGAGCGTCGAGATCAACTACACGTTCTACCGGATGCCGACGAACCGCATCCTCGCGAACTGGGCGGCCGAGGTTCCCGAGCGCTTCCGCTTCACGCTGAAGGCGCCGCGCCGGATCACCCACGACCAGCGGCTGCGCAGCGTCGAGGACACGCTGGCCTCCTTCTGCGCGGTCGCGAAGACGCTCGGACCGAGGCTGGGCGCGCTCCTCTTCCAGCTGCCGCCCTTCATGAAGAAGGACGTGGAGCTGCTCGAGGTGTTCCTGCACGAGCTGCCGTCCGGCCTGCGCCCGGCGGTCGAGTTCCGCCACCCGTCGTGGCTCGCCGACGACACCTACGCGGTGTTGAAGCGCTTCGGCGTCGCGCTCTGCATCGCCGACGGGGAGGAGCGCACGACGCCGCTCGAGGTAACCGCCCCCTTCGGGTACTTCCGCCTGCGGCGCGCGGACTACGACGAGGCGGCGCTCGCCGACTGGGCTACGCGCGTGGTCGGGGCGGGCTGGAGCGAGGCGTACGTCTATTTCAAGCACGAGGAGCAGGGCACGGGGCCGGCGTACGCGCAACGGTTCACGGGCCTGCTCGAGCGAGGAGCCGTCTGA
- a CDS encoding ATP-dependent helicase, translating to MRRYTLRGEPRAVATQFRIPYADELNPRQLEAVTTLDGPVLVVAGAGSGKTRTLVYRVARLVESGVPPGQILLLTFTRKAAEEMLRRASGLVGGSCAQVAGGTFHSFAHQALRRYASDVGLTASFSILDRGDSEDVIGLVRGELALDRKERRFPRKQTLGEIFSMAVNKGTTVADLVEAAYPHLVEDLPDLLRVYARYTEFKEAKQLLDYDDLLVRLRNALLERTALAARLGRQYRYLMVDEYQDTNALQADIVRLLAAPHGNVMVVGDDAQSIYAFRGADFRNILGFPTLFPGTRVVTLDQNYRSTPSILDLANEVINRAPHRYTKNLFSERPSSGETPGLVQALTEPEQSRFVAQRILELREEGVPLQDIAVLFRSSFHSFDLELELGRRDIPFVKRGGFRFIETAHVKDVLAHLRVVANPSDAVSWNRILLLLDGIGPKKAGEILAALAGSTPWERRAEVRLRGASAAELERLASLLGEVARTPNPGEQVSRVLAYYEPVLRRVYRDDYPKRERDLEHFATIALRYRATGQLLADMALEPPTDSVGGVLAADGEDEGMVTLSTIHSAKGLEWHTVFVLWAADGRFPSMYTVRDDADLEEERRLMYVALTRAKDLLYLTYPIEIWDRGVGVVLGKPSRFVADVDESILEPIALIEEGP from the coding sequence ATGAGGCGCTACACGCTGCGCGGCGAGCCGCGCGCCGTGGCCACGCAGTTCCGCATCCCGTACGCCGACGAGCTCAATCCCCGCCAGCTCGAGGCGGTGACCACGCTCGACGGGCCGGTGCTCGTCGTCGCCGGAGCCGGAAGCGGAAAGACACGGACGCTCGTCTACCGCGTGGCGCGGCTCGTCGAGAGCGGCGTGCCGCCGGGGCAGATTCTTCTCCTCACGTTCACCCGCAAGGCGGCGGAGGAGATGCTGCGGCGGGCGAGCGGGCTCGTCGGCGGCAGCTGCGCCCAGGTCGCGGGCGGGACGTTCCACTCGTTCGCGCACCAGGCGCTGCGCCGCTACGCGTCCGACGTCGGCCTGACGGCGAGCTTCAGCATCCTGGACCGCGGCGACAGCGAGGACGTGATCGGGCTCGTCCGCGGCGAGCTCGCGCTCGACCGCAAGGAGCGGCGCTTCCCGCGCAAGCAAACGCTCGGCGAGATCTTCAGCATGGCGGTCAACAAGGGGACGACCGTCGCCGACCTCGTCGAGGCCGCGTATCCGCACCTCGTCGAGGATCTGCCCGATCTCCTGCGCGTCTACGCGCGCTACACCGAGTTCAAGGAGGCGAAGCAGCTCCTCGACTACGACGATCTGCTGGTGCGCCTCCGGAACGCGCTTCTCGAACGCACCGCGCTCGCCGCGCGGCTCGGGCGCCAATACCGCTACCTCATGGTCGACGAGTACCAGGACACGAACGCCCTGCAGGCGGACATCGTCCGCCTCCTCGCCGCCCCGCACGGCAACGTGATGGTGGTCGGCGACGATGCGCAGTCGATCTACGCGTTCCGCGGCGCCGACTTCCGGAACATCCTCGGCTTCCCGACGCTCTTCCCCGGAACGCGCGTCGTCACGCTCGATCAGAACTATCGCTCGACGCCGTCGATCCTCGATCTCGCGAACGAGGTCATCAACCGCGCGCCGCACCGCTATACGAAGAATCTCTTCTCGGAGCGTCCATCATCCGGCGAGACGCCCGGCCTCGTCCAGGCGCTCACGGAGCCCGAGCAGTCGCGCTTCGTCGCGCAGCGGATTCTCGAGCTCCGTGAGGAAGGCGTACCGCTTCAGGACATCGCGGTGCTGTTCCGATCGAGCTTCCACTCGTTCGATCTCGAGCTCGAGCTCGGACGCCGCGACATCCCGTTCGTGAAGCGCGGCGGCTTCCGTTTCATCGAGACGGCGCACGTGAAGGACGTGCTGGCGCACCTGCGGGTGGTGGCAAATCCGTCCGACGCGGTGTCGTGGAACCGGATCTTGCTCCTGCTCGACGGGATCGGTCCCAAGAAGGCGGGCGAGATCCTCGCGGCGCTCGCGGGCTCGACGCCGTGGGAGCGCCGCGCGGAGGTCCGGCTGCGGGGGGCATCGGCCGCGGAGCTCGAACGTCTCGCGAGCCTTCTCGGCGAGGTGGCGCGTACGCCGAATCCGGGCGAGCAGGTGAGCCGCGTCCTCGCCTACTACGAGCCGGTGCTCCGCCGCGTCTACCGCGACGATTACCCGAAGCGCGAGCGCGATCTCGAGCACTTCGCGACGATCGCGCTGCGCTACCGCGCGACGGGGCAGCTGCTCGCCGACATGGCCCTGGAGCCGCCGACCGACAGCGTCGGCGGCGTCCTCGCCGCCGACGGCGAAGACGAGGGCATGGTGACGCTTTCGACGATCCACTCCGCCAAGGGCCTCGAGTGGCACACGGTGTTCGTGCTGTGGGCCGCCGACGGCCGCTTCCCGTCGATGTACACCGTGCGCGACGACGCCGACCTCGAGGAGGAGCGGCGGCTCATGTACGTCGCGCTGACCCGCGCCAAGGACCTCCTGTACCTGACCTATCCGATCGAGATCTGGGACCGCGGCGTCGGCGTCGTGCTCGGCAAGCCGTCGCGCTTCGTCGCCGACGTCGACGAGTCGATCCTGGAGCCGATCGCCCTGATCGAGGAGGGTCCGTGA
- a CDS encoding HAMP domain-containing histidine kinase: MRSPSTPDVCAERPEAGTRFAAEVRALLLARLQVICRLALVLIPAFFVLDLLLHPQVARQLLLIRALMVSCCGAGLLLLRTELGRTWVAPLSLFLVWQTGFGIALMTGLHGGGSSGYYAGINLVMLTAAVLLPWEMRWSLAAAVALIGSYVAVCVLWGGIQEPAIFVQNLFFLGSTGLIMVMSHQARERAHRRELLQRLALEDAGRHRDEFLANITHELRTPLAAILGFTEMLVDYLDGATPEQRAWLGRIHENALTLYRLIVQLLDFSKVEAGALALAREPIDLPSIVAKVAGDMRAIAGEDGAVVETVVPSDVPTVHADAARVEEIVSNLAANALKFSSGRPVQLVLRRDALHAMPWQRVVPDPGPDARGREYLHVEVRDAGAGIRAEDLRRIFVAFLQLDGSSTRRHEGTGLGLAISARLAAAMGGHIAVRSTPGVGSTFALLLAVDEPGSILLDDDPREPASLSA, from the coding sequence GTGCGTTCCCCATCGACGCCCGACGTCTGCGCCGAGCGCCCCGAAGCCGGCACGCGCTTCGCGGCCGAGGTGCGCGCCCTCCTGCTCGCGCGGCTGCAGGTGATCTGCCGCCTGGCGCTCGTCCTCATCCCGGCGTTCTTCGTGCTCGACCTCCTGCTGCACCCGCAGGTGGCGCGCCAGCTCTTGCTGATCCGCGCCCTCATGGTGAGCTGCTGCGGCGCCGGGCTCCTCCTGCTGCGCACCGAGCTCGGCCGGACGTGGGTCGCGCCGCTCAGCCTCTTCCTGGTGTGGCAAACGGGCTTCGGCATCGCCCTCATGACCGGGCTCCACGGAGGCGGATCGAGCGGCTACTACGCCGGCATCAACCTCGTCATGCTGACGGCGGCGGTCCTGCTGCCGTGGGAGATGCGCTGGTCGCTCGCCGCGGCCGTGGCGCTGATCGGAAGCTACGTCGCGGTCTGCGTCCTCTGGGGCGGCATCCAGGAGCCGGCGATCTTCGTCCAGAACCTCTTCTTTCTCGGATCGACCGGGCTCATCATGGTGATGAGCCACCAGGCCCGGGAGCGCGCCCATCGCCGCGAACTCCTGCAGCGCCTCGCGCTCGAGGACGCCGGGCGCCATCGCGACGAGTTCCTCGCCAACATCACGCACGAGCTGCGCACGCCGCTCGCCGCGATCCTCGGCTTCACCGAGATGCTGGTCGACTATCTGGACGGCGCCACCCCCGAGCAGCGCGCCTGGCTCGGACGCATCCACGAGAACGCGCTCACCCTGTACCGGCTGATCGTGCAGCTGCTCGATTTCTCCAAGGTCGAGGCGGGCGCGCTCGCGCTCGCGCGCGAGCCGATCGACCTGCCGTCGATCGTCGCCAAGGTCGCGGGCGACATGCGCGCGATCGCCGGGGAGGACGGTGCCGTCGTCGAGACCGTCGTGCCGTCCGACGTACCGACGGTGCACGCCGATGCCGCACGCGTCGAGGAGATCGTGTCGAACCTCGCGGCGAACGCGCTCAAGTTCTCGAGCGGACGCCCCGTGCAGCTCGTCCTCCGCCGCGACGCGCTGCACGCGATGCCGTGGCAGCGCGTGGTGCCCGATCCGGGCCCCGACGCGCGCGGGCGGGAGTACCTCCACGTCGAGGTACGGGACGCCGGCGCCGGTATCCGGGCCGAGGACCTGCGGCGGATCTTCGTGGCGTTCCTGCAGCTCGACGGTTCGTCGACGCGGCGCCACGAGGGCACGGGCCTCGGCCTCGCGATCAGCGCCCGGCTCGCGGCAGCCATGGGCGGACACATCGCGGTCCGCAGCACGCCGGGCGTCGGATCGACGTTCGCGCTGCTGCTCGCGGTCGACGAGCCGGGCTCGATCCTCCTCGACGACGATCCGCGCGAGCCCGCGAGCCTGAGCGCCTGA
- a CDS encoding enoyl-CoA hydratase: MGYEQILYDVRDRIATITLNRPERLNAWTPQMGRELYAAFTAAAAAEDVRVIVVTGAGRGFCSGADMQSLRAIQSASPSAAAGEAVPAKRDADAAASIAPIHPALDTPYAYPQSIPKPVLAAINGPVAGLGFTHMLYYDVRIASDRARFTTAFARRGLICEHGSSWMLPRLVGPAHACDLLFSGRVIDAAEAGAIGLVNAVVPHDELLPRVYERAAELATLSSPRSIAIMKRLVYTHQFTDLATASAETDREMLASFPSQDFREGVSSFLEKRPPRFVGR; the protein is encoded by the coding sequence ATGGGCTACGAGCAGATCCTCTACGACGTCCGCGACCGCATCGCGACGATCACCCTGAACCGTCCCGAGCGCCTGAACGCCTGGACGCCGCAGATGGGGCGCGAGCTCTACGCCGCCTTCACCGCCGCGGCGGCCGCCGAGGACGTCCGCGTCATCGTCGTGACCGGCGCGGGCCGCGGCTTCTGCTCCGGCGCGGACATGCAGAGCCTGCGGGCGATCCAGAGCGCGAGTCCGTCCGCCGCCGCCGGCGAGGCGGTGCCCGCCAAGCGCGACGCCGACGCGGCCGCGTCGATCGCGCCGATCCACCCGGCCCTCGACACGCCCTATGCGTATCCGCAGAGCATCCCGAAGCCCGTGCTCGCCGCCATCAACGGCCCAGTGGCGGGGCTCGGCTTCACCCACATGCTCTATTACGACGTCCGCATCGCGTCCGACCGGGCCCGCTTCACGACCGCCTTCGCGCGCCGGGGCCTCATCTGCGAGCACGGGAGCTCGTGGATGCTGCCGCGGCTCGTCGGACCGGCGCACGCGTGCGACCTGCTCTTCTCGGGACGGGTGATCGACGCCGCGGAGGCTGGGGCGATCGGGCTCGTGAACGCGGTGGTCCCGCACGACGAGCTCCTGCCCCGCGTCTACGAGCGCGCCGCGGAGCTCGCGACCCTGAGCTCGCCGCGCTCGATCGCGATCATGAAGCGGCTCGTCTACACGCACCAGTTCACCGATCTCGCGACCGCCTCGGCCGAGACCGATCGGGAGATGCTCGCGAGCTTCCCGAGCCAGGACTTCCGGGAGGGTGTCTCCTCCTTCCTCGAGAAGCGCCCGCCCCGCTTCGTCGGACGCTGA